From Magnolia sinica isolate HGM2019 chromosome 13, MsV1, whole genome shotgun sequence, one genomic window encodes:
- the LOC131222799 gene encoding eukaryotic initiation factor 4A-8, with translation MAGMAPEGSQFDARSYDAKMNELLTSDGQDFFKSYDEVYESFDAMGLQENLLRGIYAYGFEKPSAIQQRGIVPFCKGLDVIQQAQSGTGKTATFCSGILQQLDYGLVECQALVLAPTRELAQQIEKVMRALGDYLGVKVHACVGGTSVREDQRILSSGVHVVVGTPGRVFDMLRRQSLRPDYIKMFVLDEADEMLSRGFKDQIYDIFQLLPSKVQVGVFSATMPPEALEITRKFMNNPVRILVKRDELTLEGIKQFYVNVEKEEWKLETLCDLYETLAITQSVIFVNTRRKVDWLTDKMRSRDHTVSATHGDMDQNTRDIIMREFRSGSSRVLITTDLLARGIDVQQVSLVINYDLPTQPENYLHRIGRSGRFGRKGVAINFVTRDDERMLFDIQKFYNVVIEELPSNVADLL, from the exons ATGGCGGGAATGGCACCTGAAGGATCCCAGTTTGATGCGCGATCATATGATGCCAAAATGAATGAGTT GCTTACGTCAGATGGACAAGATTTCTTTAAATCATATGATGAGGTTTATGAAAGCTTTGATGCAATGGGTTTGCAAGAGAACCTTCTTAGAGGAATTTACGCCTATG GGTTTGAGAAACCCTCAGCAATCCAACAGAGGGGAATTGTTCCTTTCTGCAAGGGACTTGATGTTATCCAGCAAGCGCAGTCTGGGACAGGCAAAACAGCGACTTTCTGCTCAGGAATCCTGCAGCAGCTTGACTATGGCCTAGTTGAATGTCAGGCTTTGGTTCTTGCTCCTACTAGAGAACTCGCTCAACAAATTGAAAAAGTCATGAGGGCCCTTGGTGATTATCTGGGTGTCAAGGTTCATGCTTGTGTTGGTGGAACCAGTGTCCGAGAGGATCAACGTATTCTTTCAAGTGGGGTTCATGTTGTTGTTGGAACTCCCGGTCGCGTTTTTGACATGTTACGGAGACAATCCCTTCGCCCTGATTACATTAAGATGTTTGTATTGGATGAAGCAGATGAAATGCTCTCAAGAGGTTTCAAAGATCAG ATCTACGACATTTTCCAGCTCCTCCCTTCAAAGGTTCAGGTTGGTGTCTTCTCGGCCACAATGCCGCCAGAGGCCCTCGAGATCACTCGTAAATTCATGAACAACCCTGTAAGGATACTGGTGAAGCGAGATGAACTCACTCTCGAGGGAATCAAGCAGTTCTATGTCAATGTTGAGAAGGAAGAATGGAAGCTGGAGACCCTCTGTGACCTGTATGAGACATTAGCCATCACTCAGAGTGTCATCTTTGTGAACACTCGGCGCAAGGTTGACTGGCTGACTGATAAGATGCGTAGCCGGGATCACACCGTCTCTGCGACCCATGGGGATATGGATCAGAACACAAGGGACATCATCATGCGCGAATTCCGGTCTGGTTCCTCGCGCGTACTCATCACCACCGATCTCTTGGCCCGTGGTATTGATGTCCAGCAGGTCTCGCTCGTCATAAACTATGATCTGCCAACACAACCAGAGAATTATCTCCATCGCATTGGACGTAGCGGGCGTTTTGGGAGGAAAGGTGTTGCGATCAACTTTGTTACGAGGGATGATGAGAGGATGCTGTTCGACATCCAGAAATTCTACAATGTGGTGATCGAGGAGCTTCCATCAAACGTTGCTGACCTCCTCTGA